From the Excalfactoria chinensis isolate bCotChi1 chromosome 1, bCotChi1.hap2, whole genome shotgun sequence genome, one window contains:
- the DDX11 gene encoding ATP-dependent DNA helicase DDX11 isoform X1, protein MLKQWRCCSQAGGQTMGDIQKAQPHPERPARGDLHPFTSRRPTADTLWDSDERPDCKQELEMENEAVSGPGRTSFPFPYTPYRIQEQFMAALYAALEAGRVGIFESPTGTGKSLSLICGALSWLRDFEEKKRQEEARLLAPEGSGQEEKQPPASGGPACLNSGDTSGEPDWITAFVQKKEEQDLVHRLKEEQIRRKKREERLEKIRHNVQLKYAAKRKRSEEDETKRLLQLSKEILSEGAGAAVPEQLDHNEEELILAEYESDEEKKVASGLEEDDDDDLEEEHVTKIYYCSRTHSQLSQFVHEVQKSPFGKDTRLVSLGSRQNLCVNEEVRRLGALQLINDRCTEMQKNKHEKKSDAEVEGKKRRVSRAVCPFYSYEQMQFLRDEVLVEVKDIEQLVTLGKETKACPYYGSRYAIPAAQLVVLPYQMLLHEATRSAAGIILKDQVVIIDEAHNLIDTMTCIHSVEVSGSQLCCAHSQLLQYMERYRKRLKAKNLMYIKQILYLLERFVAMLGGNVNQNPSCQAVSQAGTELKSINDFLFQSQTDNINLFKVQRYCEKSLISRKLFGFVERYGNPAPAVKTNKENQKLAGLQNFLMTLQQGSYKEGPLQSPPVEADNDQLQAASPLMHIEGFLSALTNANEDGRVILNRQGTIGQSSLKFLLLNPAVHFAKVVKECRAVIIAGGTMQPVADFREQLLSCAGVDPARIVEFSCGHVIPPENILPIVLCSGPSNQQLEFTYQTRDLPQMMDETGRILCNLCNVVPGGVVCFFPSYDYEKQVYAHWEKAGLLTRLATKKKIFQEPKKANQVEQVLAEYAKCIKRCSQAGGQMTGALLLSVVGGKMSEGINFSDDLGRCVIMVGMPYPNIKSPELQEKMTWLDKTMPRAASQAPSRMLIENLCMKAVNQSIGRAIRHQKDFASILLLDHRYARPAILNKLPQWIRERIQVKSAFGSAFAELRKVRTCFSHTAAEPVSHCIHLYFLHTFSLVL, encoded by the exons ATGCTGAAACAGTGGAGGTGCTGCTCACAAG CAGGTGGCCAGACCATGGGTGACATACAGAAGGCTCAACCTCATCCGGAAAGGCCTGCGAGAGGTGACTTGCACCCATTTACCTCCAGAAGGCCCACTGCAGATACCCTCTGGGACTCTGATGAAAGACCAGATTGCAAGCAGGAGCTAGAGATGGAAAATGAG GCGGTGAGCGGCCCGGGCCGGACCAGCTTCCCGTTCCCCTACACGCCGTACCGCATCCAGGAGCAGTTCATGGCAGCGCTGTACGCTGCGCTGGAGGCCGGGCGGGTCGGGATCTTCGAGAGCCCCACGGGCACG GGGAAGTCACTAAGCCTCATCTGCGGGGCCCTCTCCTGGCTCCGAGACTTTGAGGAGAAAAAGCGGCAGGAGGAGGCACGGCTTCTGGCTCCAGAGGGCAGCGggcaggaagagaagcagcCCCCGGCTTCTGGTGGACCGGCATGTCTGAACAGCGGGGACACATCTGGGGAACCAGACTGGATCACAGCGTttgtgcagaagaaagaagagcaggatTTGGTGCACAGACTGAAG GAAGAGCAGATCAGGAGGAAGAAGCGAGAAGAACGTCTTGAGAAAATCCGCCATAACGTGCAGTTAAAATACGCAGCAAAGAGGAAG CGATCGGAGGAGGATGAGACAAAGCgccttctgcagctcagcaaggAGATTCTGTCagaaggagctggagcagctgtccCAGAGCAGCTGGATCACAACGAGGAGGAGCTGATTCTTGCTGAATATGAGAGTGACGAGGAAAAGAAAGTGGCATCTGG GCTGGAGGAAGATGATGACGATGATTTGGAAGAAGAACATGTGACGAAG ATTTACTACTGCAGCCGCACTCACTCCCAGCTGTCTCAGTTTGTGCATGAAGTGCAAAAAAGTCCTTTTGGCAAAGACACGCGTCTGGTCTCCTTGGGATCCAGGCAG AACCTGTGTGTGAATGAGGAGGTGCGCCGCTTGGGGGCTCTGCAGCTCATCAATGATCGCTGCACGGAGatgcaaaagaacaaacatg aaaagAAGAGCGATGCAGAGGTCGAAGGGAAGAAGAGACGTGTGAGTCGTGCCGTGTGCCCATTTTATTCCTATGAGCAAATGCAGTTTCTCCGTGATGAAGTTCTAGTGGAAGTGAAGGATATTGAGCAGTTGGTGACTTTGGGAAAGGAGACCAAAGCCTGCCCCTATTATGGGAGTCGATACGCCATTCCTGCTGCTCAG CTGGTGGTGCTGCCCTACCAGATGCTCTTGCATGAGGCCACCAGGAGCGCTGCAGGGATCATCCTGAAGGACCAGGTTGTAATCATCGACGAGGCCCACAACCTCATAGACACCATGACCTGTATCCATAGCGTGGAGGTCAGCGGCTCTCAG ctgtgctgtgcccactcccagctgctgcagtacATGGAGCGATACAG gaaaCGTTTGAAGGCAAAGAACTTGATGTACATTAAGCAGATCCTGTATTTGCTGGAGCGGTTTGTAGCCATGCTGGGAG GAAATGTGAACCAAAATCCTAGCTGCCAGGCAGTTTCCCAAGCAG gGACAGAGTTGAAATCCATCAATGACTTCCTATTTCAGAGCCAGACTGACAATATCAACCTCTTCAAG GTGCAGCGTTACTGTGAGAAGAGCCTCATCAGTAGGAAG CTTTTCGGATTTGTGGAGCGATACGGCAATCCTGCCCCAGCTGTGAAGACCAACAAGGAGAACCAGAAGCTGGCCGGTTTGCAGAACTTCCTTATGACTCTCCAGCAGGGATCTTATAAGGAGG GACCTCTCCAGAGCCCTCCCGTGGAGGCTGACAATGACCAGCTCCAAGCTGCCTCTCCTCTGATGCACATCGAGGGATTTCTCTCAGCCCTCACGAACGCAAATGAAGATGGTAGAGTCATTCTCAATAGGCAAG gcacTATTGGTCAGAGCAGCCTCAAATTCCTCTTGCTGAATCCAGCCGTCCACTTTGCCAAGGTGGTGAAAGAATGCCGTGCTGTAATCATTGCTGGGGGCACCATGCAGCCG GTGGCTGATTTCCGAGagcagctgctgtcctgtgctgGTGTGGATCCTGCACGCATCGTGGAGTTCTCTTGTG GACACGTGATCCCTCCAGAAAACATTTTACCTATAGTCCTCTGCAGCGGTCCTTCCAACCAGCAGCTGGAGTTCACCTACCAGACAAGAGACCTGCCCCAGATG ATGGATGAGACAGGCCGAATCCTCTGCAACCTGTGCAATGTGGTCCCAGGAGGTGTGGTGTGCTTCTTCCCCTCCTATGACTATGAGAAGCAGGTGTATGCGCACTGGGAGAAAGCAGGGCTGCTCACCCGCCTGGCAACTAAGAAGAAG ATCTTTCAGGAGCCCAAGAAAGCCAACCAGGTGGAGCAGGTGCTGGCGGAGTATGCCAAGTGCATAaag CggtgcagccaggctggagGCCAGATGACTGGggccctgctgctttctgtagtTGGAGGCAAAATGAGTGAAGGGATCAACTTCTCGGATGACCTGGGAAG GTGTGTGATTATGGTGGGAATGCCTTACCCCAACATTAAATCTCCAGAGCTTCAAGAGAAAATGACTTGGCTTGATAAAACAATG CCAAGAGCTGCTAGCCAGGCACCTAGCAGGATGCTGATTGAAAACCTGTGCATGAAGGCAGTAAACCAGTCAATAG GAAGAGCCATTCGCCACCAGAAGGACTTTGCAAGCATCCTGCTCCTGGACCACAGGTACGCACGCCCTGCCATCCTTAACAAGCTGCCACAGTGGATCAGGGAGAGAATCCAGGTCAAGTCTGCCTTTGGATCAGCTTTTGCAGAGTTAAGAAAGGTCAGAACTTGTTTCTCACATACTGCTGCAGAACCTGTTTCCCACTGTATTCATTTGTACTTTCTTCACACCTTCAGTTTGGTGCTTTAG
- the DDX11 gene encoding ATP-dependent DNA helicase DDX11 isoform X3: MLKQWRCCSQAGGQTMGDIQKAQPHPERPARGDLHPFTSRRPTADTLWDSDERPDCKQELEMENEAVSGPGRTSFPFPYTPYRIQEQFMAALYAALEAGRVGIFESPTGTGKSLSLICGALSWLRDFEEKKRQEEARLLAPEGSGQEEKQPPASGGPACLNSGDTSGEPDWITAFVQKKEEQDLVHRLKEEQIRRKKREERLEKIRHNVQLKYAAKRKRSEEDETKRLLQLSKEILSEGAGAAVPEQLDHNEEELILAEYESDEEKKVASGLEEDDDDDLEEEHVTKIYYCSRTHSQLSQFVHEVQKSPFGKDTRLVSLGSRQNLCVNEEVRRLGALQLINDRCTEMQKNKHEKKSDAEVEGKKRRVSRAVCPFYSYEQMQFLRDEVLVEVKDIEQLVTLGKETKACPYYGSRYAIPAAQLVVLPYQMLLHEATRSAAGIILKDQVVIIDEAHNLIDTMTCIHSVELCCAHSQLLQYMERYRKRLKAKNLMYIKQILYLLERFVAMLGGNVNQNPSCQAVSQAGTELKSINDFLFQSQTDNINLFKVQRYCEKSLISRKLFGFVERYGNPAPAVKTNKENQKLAGLQNFLMTLQQGSYKEGPLQSPPVEADNDQLQAASPLMHIEGFLSALTNANEDGRVILNRQGTIGQSSLKFLLLNPAVHFAKVVKECRAVIIAGGTMQPVADFREQLLSCAGVDPARIVEFSCGHVIPPENILPIVLCSGPSNQQLEFTYQTRDLPQMMDETGRILCNLCNVVPGGVVCFFPSYDYEKQVYAHWEKAGLLTRLATKKKIFQEPKKANQVEQVLAEYAKCIKRCSQAGGQMTGALLLSVVGGKMSEGINFSDDLGRCVIMVGMPYPNIKSPELQEKMTWLDKTMPRAASQAPSRMLIENLCMKAVNQSIGRAIRHQKDFASILLLDHRYARPAILNKLPQWIRERIQVKSAFGSAFAELRKVRTCFSHTAAEPVSHCIHLYFLHTFSLVL, from the exons ATGCTGAAACAGTGGAGGTGCTGCTCACAAG CAGGTGGCCAGACCATGGGTGACATACAGAAGGCTCAACCTCATCCGGAAAGGCCTGCGAGAGGTGACTTGCACCCATTTACCTCCAGAAGGCCCACTGCAGATACCCTCTGGGACTCTGATGAAAGACCAGATTGCAAGCAGGAGCTAGAGATGGAAAATGAG GCGGTGAGCGGCCCGGGCCGGACCAGCTTCCCGTTCCCCTACACGCCGTACCGCATCCAGGAGCAGTTCATGGCAGCGCTGTACGCTGCGCTGGAGGCCGGGCGGGTCGGGATCTTCGAGAGCCCCACGGGCACG GGGAAGTCACTAAGCCTCATCTGCGGGGCCCTCTCCTGGCTCCGAGACTTTGAGGAGAAAAAGCGGCAGGAGGAGGCACGGCTTCTGGCTCCAGAGGGCAGCGggcaggaagagaagcagcCCCCGGCTTCTGGTGGACCGGCATGTCTGAACAGCGGGGACACATCTGGGGAACCAGACTGGATCACAGCGTttgtgcagaagaaagaagagcaggatTTGGTGCACAGACTGAAG GAAGAGCAGATCAGGAGGAAGAAGCGAGAAGAACGTCTTGAGAAAATCCGCCATAACGTGCAGTTAAAATACGCAGCAAAGAGGAAG CGATCGGAGGAGGATGAGACAAAGCgccttctgcagctcagcaaggAGATTCTGTCagaaggagctggagcagctgtccCAGAGCAGCTGGATCACAACGAGGAGGAGCTGATTCTTGCTGAATATGAGAGTGACGAGGAAAAGAAAGTGGCATCTGG GCTGGAGGAAGATGATGACGATGATTTGGAAGAAGAACATGTGACGAAG ATTTACTACTGCAGCCGCACTCACTCCCAGCTGTCTCAGTTTGTGCATGAAGTGCAAAAAAGTCCTTTTGGCAAAGACACGCGTCTGGTCTCCTTGGGATCCAGGCAG AACCTGTGTGTGAATGAGGAGGTGCGCCGCTTGGGGGCTCTGCAGCTCATCAATGATCGCTGCACGGAGatgcaaaagaacaaacatg aaaagAAGAGCGATGCAGAGGTCGAAGGGAAGAAGAGACGTGTGAGTCGTGCCGTGTGCCCATTTTATTCCTATGAGCAAATGCAGTTTCTCCGTGATGAAGTTCTAGTGGAAGTGAAGGATATTGAGCAGTTGGTGACTTTGGGAAAGGAGACCAAAGCCTGCCCCTATTATGGGAGTCGATACGCCATTCCTGCTGCTCAG CTGGTGGTGCTGCCCTACCAGATGCTCTTGCATGAGGCCACCAGGAGCGCTGCAGGGATCATCCTGAAGGACCAGGTTGTAATCATCGACGAGGCCCACAACCTCATAGACACCATGACCTGTATCCATAGCGTGGAG ctgtgctgtgcccactcccagctgctgcagtacATGGAGCGATACAG gaaaCGTTTGAAGGCAAAGAACTTGATGTACATTAAGCAGATCCTGTATTTGCTGGAGCGGTTTGTAGCCATGCTGGGAG GAAATGTGAACCAAAATCCTAGCTGCCAGGCAGTTTCCCAAGCAG gGACAGAGTTGAAATCCATCAATGACTTCCTATTTCAGAGCCAGACTGACAATATCAACCTCTTCAAG GTGCAGCGTTACTGTGAGAAGAGCCTCATCAGTAGGAAG CTTTTCGGATTTGTGGAGCGATACGGCAATCCTGCCCCAGCTGTGAAGACCAACAAGGAGAACCAGAAGCTGGCCGGTTTGCAGAACTTCCTTATGACTCTCCAGCAGGGATCTTATAAGGAGG GACCTCTCCAGAGCCCTCCCGTGGAGGCTGACAATGACCAGCTCCAAGCTGCCTCTCCTCTGATGCACATCGAGGGATTTCTCTCAGCCCTCACGAACGCAAATGAAGATGGTAGAGTCATTCTCAATAGGCAAG gcacTATTGGTCAGAGCAGCCTCAAATTCCTCTTGCTGAATCCAGCCGTCCACTTTGCCAAGGTGGTGAAAGAATGCCGTGCTGTAATCATTGCTGGGGGCACCATGCAGCCG GTGGCTGATTTCCGAGagcagctgctgtcctgtgctgGTGTGGATCCTGCACGCATCGTGGAGTTCTCTTGTG GACACGTGATCCCTCCAGAAAACATTTTACCTATAGTCCTCTGCAGCGGTCCTTCCAACCAGCAGCTGGAGTTCACCTACCAGACAAGAGACCTGCCCCAGATG ATGGATGAGACAGGCCGAATCCTCTGCAACCTGTGCAATGTGGTCCCAGGAGGTGTGGTGTGCTTCTTCCCCTCCTATGACTATGAGAAGCAGGTGTATGCGCACTGGGAGAAAGCAGGGCTGCTCACCCGCCTGGCAACTAAGAAGAAG ATCTTTCAGGAGCCCAAGAAAGCCAACCAGGTGGAGCAGGTGCTGGCGGAGTATGCCAAGTGCATAaag CggtgcagccaggctggagGCCAGATGACTGGggccctgctgctttctgtagtTGGAGGCAAAATGAGTGAAGGGATCAACTTCTCGGATGACCTGGGAAG GTGTGTGATTATGGTGGGAATGCCTTACCCCAACATTAAATCTCCAGAGCTTCAAGAGAAAATGACTTGGCTTGATAAAACAATG CCAAGAGCTGCTAGCCAGGCACCTAGCAGGATGCTGATTGAAAACCTGTGCATGAAGGCAGTAAACCAGTCAATAG GAAGAGCCATTCGCCACCAGAAGGACTTTGCAAGCATCCTGCTCCTGGACCACAGGTACGCACGCCCTGCCATCCTTAACAAGCTGCCACAGTGGATCAGGGAGAGAATCCAGGTCAAGTCTGCCTTTGGATCAGCTTTTGCAGAGTTAAGAAAGGTCAGAACTTGTTTCTCACATACTGCTGCAGAACCTGTTTCCCACTGTATTCATTTGTACTTTCTTCACACCTTCAGTTTGGTGCTTTAG
- the DDX11 gene encoding ATP-dependent DNA helicase DDX11 isoform X2, whose product MLKQWRCCSQGGQTMGDIQKAQPHPERPARGDLHPFTSRRPTADTLWDSDERPDCKQELEMENEAVSGPGRTSFPFPYTPYRIQEQFMAALYAALEAGRVGIFESPTGTGKSLSLICGALSWLRDFEEKKRQEEARLLAPEGSGQEEKQPPASGGPACLNSGDTSGEPDWITAFVQKKEEQDLVHRLKEEQIRRKKREERLEKIRHNVQLKYAAKRKRSEEDETKRLLQLSKEILSEGAGAAVPEQLDHNEEELILAEYESDEEKKVASGLEEDDDDDLEEEHVTKIYYCSRTHSQLSQFVHEVQKSPFGKDTRLVSLGSRQNLCVNEEVRRLGALQLINDRCTEMQKNKHEKKSDAEVEGKKRRVSRAVCPFYSYEQMQFLRDEVLVEVKDIEQLVTLGKETKACPYYGSRYAIPAAQLVVLPYQMLLHEATRSAAGIILKDQVVIIDEAHNLIDTMTCIHSVEVSGSQLCCAHSQLLQYMERYRKRLKAKNLMYIKQILYLLERFVAMLGGNVNQNPSCQAVSQAGTELKSINDFLFQSQTDNINLFKVQRYCEKSLISRKLFGFVERYGNPAPAVKTNKENQKLAGLQNFLMTLQQGSYKEGPLQSPPVEADNDQLQAASPLMHIEGFLSALTNANEDGRVILNRQGTIGQSSLKFLLLNPAVHFAKVVKECRAVIIAGGTMQPVADFREQLLSCAGVDPARIVEFSCGHVIPPENILPIVLCSGPSNQQLEFTYQTRDLPQMMDETGRILCNLCNVVPGGVVCFFPSYDYEKQVYAHWEKAGLLTRLATKKKIFQEPKKANQVEQVLAEYAKCIKRCSQAGGQMTGALLLSVVGGKMSEGINFSDDLGRCVIMVGMPYPNIKSPELQEKMTWLDKTMPRAASQAPSRMLIENLCMKAVNQSIGRAIRHQKDFASILLLDHRYARPAILNKLPQWIRERIQVKSAFGSAFAELRKVRTCFSHTAAEPVSHCIHLYFLHTFSLVL is encoded by the exons ATGCTGAAACAGTGGAGGTGCTGCTCACAAG GTGGCCAGACCATGGGTGACATACAGAAGGCTCAACCTCATCCGGAAAGGCCTGCGAGAGGTGACTTGCACCCATTTACCTCCAGAAGGCCCACTGCAGATACCCTCTGGGACTCTGATGAAAGACCAGATTGCAAGCAGGAGCTAGAGATGGAAAATGAG GCGGTGAGCGGCCCGGGCCGGACCAGCTTCCCGTTCCCCTACACGCCGTACCGCATCCAGGAGCAGTTCATGGCAGCGCTGTACGCTGCGCTGGAGGCCGGGCGGGTCGGGATCTTCGAGAGCCCCACGGGCACG GGGAAGTCACTAAGCCTCATCTGCGGGGCCCTCTCCTGGCTCCGAGACTTTGAGGAGAAAAAGCGGCAGGAGGAGGCACGGCTTCTGGCTCCAGAGGGCAGCGggcaggaagagaagcagcCCCCGGCTTCTGGTGGACCGGCATGTCTGAACAGCGGGGACACATCTGGGGAACCAGACTGGATCACAGCGTttgtgcagaagaaagaagagcaggatTTGGTGCACAGACTGAAG GAAGAGCAGATCAGGAGGAAGAAGCGAGAAGAACGTCTTGAGAAAATCCGCCATAACGTGCAGTTAAAATACGCAGCAAAGAGGAAG CGATCGGAGGAGGATGAGACAAAGCgccttctgcagctcagcaaggAGATTCTGTCagaaggagctggagcagctgtccCAGAGCAGCTGGATCACAACGAGGAGGAGCTGATTCTTGCTGAATATGAGAGTGACGAGGAAAAGAAAGTGGCATCTGG GCTGGAGGAAGATGATGACGATGATTTGGAAGAAGAACATGTGACGAAG ATTTACTACTGCAGCCGCACTCACTCCCAGCTGTCTCAGTTTGTGCATGAAGTGCAAAAAAGTCCTTTTGGCAAAGACACGCGTCTGGTCTCCTTGGGATCCAGGCAG AACCTGTGTGTGAATGAGGAGGTGCGCCGCTTGGGGGCTCTGCAGCTCATCAATGATCGCTGCACGGAGatgcaaaagaacaaacatg aaaagAAGAGCGATGCAGAGGTCGAAGGGAAGAAGAGACGTGTGAGTCGTGCCGTGTGCCCATTTTATTCCTATGAGCAAATGCAGTTTCTCCGTGATGAAGTTCTAGTGGAAGTGAAGGATATTGAGCAGTTGGTGACTTTGGGAAAGGAGACCAAAGCCTGCCCCTATTATGGGAGTCGATACGCCATTCCTGCTGCTCAG CTGGTGGTGCTGCCCTACCAGATGCTCTTGCATGAGGCCACCAGGAGCGCTGCAGGGATCATCCTGAAGGACCAGGTTGTAATCATCGACGAGGCCCACAACCTCATAGACACCATGACCTGTATCCATAGCGTGGAGGTCAGCGGCTCTCAG ctgtgctgtgcccactcccagctgctgcagtacATGGAGCGATACAG gaaaCGTTTGAAGGCAAAGAACTTGATGTACATTAAGCAGATCCTGTATTTGCTGGAGCGGTTTGTAGCCATGCTGGGAG GAAATGTGAACCAAAATCCTAGCTGCCAGGCAGTTTCCCAAGCAG gGACAGAGTTGAAATCCATCAATGACTTCCTATTTCAGAGCCAGACTGACAATATCAACCTCTTCAAG GTGCAGCGTTACTGTGAGAAGAGCCTCATCAGTAGGAAG CTTTTCGGATTTGTGGAGCGATACGGCAATCCTGCCCCAGCTGTGAAGACCAACAAGGAGAACCAGAAGCTGGCCGGTTTGCAGAACTTCCTTATGACTCTCCAGCAGGGATCTTATAAGGAGG GACCTCTCCAGAGCCCTCCCGTGGAGGCTGACAATGACCAGCTCCAAGCTGCCTCTCCTCTGATGCACATCGAGGGATTTCTCTCAGCCCTCACGAACGCAAATGAAGATGGTAGAGTCATTCTCAATAGGCAAG gcacTATTGGTCAGAGCAGCCTCAAATTCCTCTTGCTGAATCCAGCCGTCCACTTTGCCAAGGTGGTGAAAGAATGCCGTGCTGTAATCATTGCTGGGGGCACCATGCAGCCG GTGGCTGATTTCCGAGagcagctgctgtcctgtgctgGTGTGGATCCTGCACGCATCGTGGAGTTCTCTTGTG GACACGTGATCCCTCCAGAAAACATTTTACCTATAGTCCTCTGCAGCGGTCCTTCCAACCAGCAGCTGGAGTTCACCTACCAGACAAGAGACCTGCCCCAGATG ATGGATGAGACAGGCCGAATCCTCTGCAACCTGTGCAATGTGGTCCCAGGAGGTGTGGTGTGCTTCTTCCCCTCCTATGACTATGAGAAGCAGGTGTATGCGCACTGGGAGAAAGCAGGGCTGCTCACCCGCCTGGCAACTAAGAAGAAG ATCTTTCAGGAGCCCAAGAAAGCCAACCAGGTGGAGCAGGTGCTGGCGGAGTATGCCAAGTGCATAaag CggtgcagccaggctggagGCCAGATGACTGGggccctgctgctttctgtagtTGGAGGCAAAATGAGTGAAGGGATCAACTTCTCGGATGACCTGGGAAG GTGTGTGATTATGGTGGGAATGCCTTACCCCAACATTAAATCTCCAGAGCTTCAAGAGAAAATGACTTGGCTTGATAAAACAATG CCAAGAGCTGCTAGCCAGGCACCTAGCAGGATGCTGATTGAAAACCTGTGCATGAAGGCAGTAAACCAGTCAATAG GAAGAGCCATTCGCCACCAGAAGGACTTTGCAAGCATCCTGCTCCTGGACCACAGGTACGCACGCCCTGCCATCCTTAACAAGCTGCCACAGTGGATCAGGGAGAGAATCCAGGTCAAGTCTGCCTTTGGATCAGCTTTTGCAGAGTTAAGAAAGGTCAGAACTTGTTTCTCACATACTGCTGCAGAACCTGTTTCCCACTGTATTCATTTGTACTTTCTTCACACCTTCAGTTTGGTGCTTTAG